The following coding sequences lie in one Xylocopa sonorina isolate GNS202 chromosome 7, iyXylSono1_principal, whole genome shotgun sequence genomic window:
- the LOC143425071 gene encoding ras-related C3 botulinum toxin substrate 1, whose translation MKACGCGKVKSEIMPPSSHTNWTKPLLKNGQTMQMQAKRTACTTQNQNSNSNGTEHGGIPLDRRIKVVLVGDGAVGKTSLVVSYSTNGFPGEYVPTAFDNYNVVVNVDGQPVNVQLCDTAGQDDFDPLRSLCYPETDVFLVCFSVVCPSSYHSVTSRWVNEVRKYCPNAPIILVGTKSDLRSDVHLMLQLARYGQQPITTTQGHQLAQRVGAVSYVETSALTQHDLKEAFDQAIVSALNTRKGDASLLFRRRKPLSLWRRWLCCWERPSSGA comes from the exons ATGAAAGCTTGCGGCTGTGGTAAAGTAAAAAGCGAAATAATGCCTCCGTCGTCCCATACAAATTGGACTAAACCCCTTTTAAAGAATGGACAGACAATGCAGATGCAAGCGAAGCGAACGGCTTGCACGACACAGAATCAGAATTCAAATAGCAATGGCACAGAACACGGTGGTATCCCACTGGACAGAAGGATTAAAGTTGTCCTAGTAGGTGACGGTGCCGTAGGAAAAACCAGCCTGGTTGTCTCTTATTCAACGAACGGTTTCCCTGGGGAATATGTGCCCACCGCATTTGATAATTATAATG TGGTTGTTAATGTTGACGGTCAGCCAGTAAATGTTCAGCTATGCGATACTGCAGGTCAAGATGACTTTGATCCGTTAAGATCATTATGTTATCCAGAAACAGATGTATTCCTAGTATGCTTCAGTGTAGTATGTCCTTCCTCTTACCATAGTGTTACTTCTCGCTGGGtgaatgaagtacgaaaatattgcccAAATGCACCAATTATATTG GTGGGTACAAAAAGTGACTTAAGGTCGGATGTACATCTTATGTTACAATTAGCAAGATATGGTCAACAACCAATTACAACTACTCAAGGTCATCAATTAGCTCAAAGAGTCGGAGCTGTAAGTTACGTGGAGACATCTGCTTTAACTCAACACGATCTTAAAGAGGCGTTCGATCAAGCAATAGTTAGTGCTCTTAATACAAGAAAAGGCGATGCTAGTTTACTATTTAGACGTAGAAAACCACTATCACTATGGCGCAGATGGTTATGTTGTTGGGAGAGACCCTCAAGTGGTGCATAA
- the LOC143425047 gene encoding uncharacterized protein LOC143425047, whose translation MKTDICDPWCATNTTEISDDKCRNCFEDSFVDLSNHTKLADSEEYLTKLYSRLKNLQKGTSKKDLVSSLSVAKEDSIARLITSECKFETEEEIELASNPLIRHIVPHLQALTATELVHLLKADVLQLINESEQQEEQVDIETLTSKETIP comes from the exons ATGAAGACGGATATTTGCGATCCATGGTGTGCAACTAATACAACGGAAATTAGTGATGACAAATGCAGAAACTGTTTTGAGGATTCTTTCGTAGATCTTTCTAATCATACCAAATTAGCTGATTCAGAGGAATATTTGACGAAACTTT ATTCCAGACTTAAAAACCTTCAAAAAGGTACATCCAAAAAGGATCTCGTATCATCTTTATCTGTAGCAAAAGAGGATTCTATTGCACGCTTAATAACTTCTGAGTGTAAATTTGAAACAGAAGAAGAAATCGAGCTTGCTTCAAATCCACTGATAAGACATATAGTACCTCACTTACAG GCACTAACTGCTACTGAGTTAGTTCATCTCTTAAAAGCAGATGTTCTTCAATTAATTAATGAGTCTGAACAACAAGAAGAGCAAGTTGATATAGAAACATTAACAAGCAAAGAAACTATCCCTTAA
- the Sptr gene encoding sepiapterin reductase, with the protein MPFELSGKAFFVITGASRGIGRQIAISIGSVLEEGSHALLLATNLNALKETAKHIPASVSVDTVSVDLSKATKDELYDIVMQSLKNRTADQFDQLIVVHNVGSVGDVSHYANDLTDIKILHDYYDLNVFGPFILNGVIMKIFNKCMNTKKTVINITSLLGIQPRKTMAYYSSGKAAREMFFKVFALENPQINVLNYSPGPVDTDMYHEVCTKVSDPGVKVEFNDLLTKRTILTCEQTVNRLLMVLKEQKYKSGDHVDYYDEL; encoded by the exons ATGCCGTTTGAATTATCAGGAAAAGCGTTTTTTGTAATAACTGGTGCGAGTCGTGGAATTGGAAGACAAATTGCAATATCGATTGGTTCAGTCCTGGAAGAAGGTTCGCATGCCCTTTTGTTAGCGACAAACTTAAATGCTTTGAAAGAAACTGCAAAACATATTCCTGCTAGTGTATCTGTCGATACTGTTAGCGTTGACTTATCTAAAGCGACAAAAGATGAATTGTATG ACATTGTAATGCAGTCTTTGAAAAATCGAACTGCAGATCAGTTTGATCAACTGATTGTTGTACATAATGTGGGTTCTGTCGGGGATGTTAGTCACTATGCAAATGATTTGACCGACATAAAAATCTTACATGATTATTACGATCTGAATGTCTTTGGACCCTTTATTTTAAATGGAGTTATTATGAAAATATTCAACAAATGTATGAACACTAAGAAGACAGTCATAAACATTACATCATTGTTGGGTATACAGCCAAGAAAGACAATGGCTTACTATAGCAGTGGTAAAGCGGCACGGGAAATGTTCTTTAAA GTGTTTGCATTAGAAAATCCGCAGATCAACGTGTTAAATTATTCACCAGGACCAGTTGATACTGATATGTATCACGAAGTTTGCACTAAAGTTTCTGATCCTGGAGTCAAAGTAGAATTCAATGATTTATTGACAAAGAGAACTATTCTGACTTGTGAACAAACAGTTAATCGTCTTTTAATGGTTCTGAAGGAGCAGAAATATAAATCTGGTGATCACGTTGATTATTATGACGAATTATAA
- the Pisd gene encoding phosphatidylserine decarboxylase, with translation MSLYKIQRLIDELRKSSRKCTNIYTKRIRGILINQRFRKSYSSNISTNEYKNSPWYSYIKQKKWVIPIGIGVSLLTVTQWKKYPYVAEDNNVYDLINIFVVKCYYFLPFRAMSRIWGWIASLELPVSLRPTLYGLYAKTFDANLDEIELNLSDFPSLVDFFVRPLKYDARPIDQDTNIVSPSDGKVLYFGPVTSCSVQQVKGITYNLRHFLGDISTLKDRLQLTNDDDDAYIKSLLKNPMNQLYQLTVYLAPGDYHRFHSPTDWEIEFRRHFQGKLLSVNPKIAKYLPDLFSLNERVVYVGKWADGFMAYTAVGATNVGSIKVYCDKDLHTNVIKWPQAKHWNDANLGCTRLRKGELFGEFRMGSTIVLLFEAPKDFKSCIETGQTIKVGQALSECINQIEENQSEHSL, from the exons ATGAGCCTCTACAAAATTCAGCGACTAATTGATGAGCTGAG GAAAAGTTCTAGGAAATGTACAAACATATATACAAAAAGAATCCGTGGCATTTTAATAAATCAAAGGTTTCGCAAGAGTTATTCATCCAATATAAGTACAAACGAATACAAAAATAGTCCTTGGTATTCGTACATAAAACAGAAGAAATGGGTTATTCCAATTGGAATTGGAGTATCCTTGTTGACAGTAACACAATGGAAAAAATATCCATATGTAGCAGAAGATAACAATGTGTATGACCTAATCAATATTTTTGTG GTAAAATGTTATTACTTTTTGCCATTTCGAGCGATGAGTAGAATATGGGGTTGGATAGCCAGTCTGGAGTTGCCAGTCAGTCTGAGACCAACCTTATATGGACTATATGCAAAGACTTTTGATGCTAACTTGGATGAAATTGAATTAAATCTATCAGACTTTCCGAGTCTCGTTGATTTTTTTGTTAGACCACTCAAGTATGATGCAAGACCCATCGATCAAGATACAAATATA GTTTCACCTTCCGATGGGAAAGTGTTGTATTTTGGACCAGTAACATCATGTTCTGTACAACAAGTAAAGGGTATAACTTACAATCTCAGACATTTCTTAGGTGATATAAGTACACTTAAAGATCGCTTACAACTGACAAACGATGACGATGATGCTTATATCAAATCTCTTTTAAAAAATCCAATGAATCAACTATATCAATTAACAGTTTATCTTGCCCCAGGAGACTATCATAGATTTCACAGTCCAACTGATTGGGAGATAGAATTTCGAAGACATTTTCAAG GAAAGCTTCTAAGTGTCAATCCTAAAATAGCCAAATATCTACCAGATCTATTTTCGTTAAACGAACGTGTAGTATATGTTGGTAAATGGGCTGACGGTTTTATGGCTTATACCGCAGTTGGTGCGACAAATGTTGGTTCTATAAAAGTTTACTGTGATAAAGATTTGCATACAAATGTTATTAAGTGGCCTCAAGCAAAGCATTGGAATGATGCTAATTTAGGTTGTACGCGTTTAAGGAAAGGAGAATTATTTGGCGAATTTAGAATGGGATCTACTATTGTATTATTATTTGAGGCTCCAAAAGATTTCAAATCTTGTATAGAAACAGGGCAAACAATAAAAGTGGGCCAAGCTTTGAGTGAATGTATAAATCAAATTGAAGAAAATCAATCTGAACACTCATTATGA
- the LOC143425044 gene encoding putative peptidoglycan muropeptide transporter SLC46 isoform X3 yields MEGAITGWKRYALVQPPMMVLICAQAISKALKVDKQVQPKASLILMTKSIIESIVPALLSLFLGPWSDIYGRKPIMLSGYIGLSLLYLIISFMTVWDVSPWFLLIAYIPYACLGGFSIVLLGTICYISDITSEQERSWQLAWMDALISVGYLIGILVGPEIFQAYGYTVVFATATICCMLAGLYICFLVPKTTYNTDSVTIKCLFDVRLVRQLIDTCIKKRDGFDRYIVWCCTAIIILKVLLMEGEMTVGFMFVNARLGWDVNKYSIYMAANVIISIFGLIFGMKLLVTYAGFTEETSAIISSFSSLCGSLVQSFTYKSWHMYLSAVVQMFGGITSPLIRAILSKSVPSDDTGKVFSMTISIETLVPFIGASLYSMIYSYSMPPTYPLPVWLLSVGISIAIIIILINLLIRHVKSNSVRHTPLIENDELSS; encoded by the exons ATGGAAGGCGCGATTACAGGATGGAAACGTTATGCACTGGTACAACCACCTATGATGGTGTTGATATGTGCTCAAGCTATTTCAA AGGCATTGAAAGTAGATAAGCAAGTCCAACCCAAAGCAAGTTTAATTTTAATGACCAAGTCAATTATCGAAAGTATCGTACCTGCTTTATTATCTTTATTTTTGGGGCCATGGAGTGATATATATGGAAGGAAGCCTATTATGTTATCTGGATATATCG GTTTATCGCTATTGTATTTGATTATTTCCTTTATGACTGTTTGGGATGTCAGTCCTTGGTTTTTATTAATTGCATATATTCCATATGCGTGCCTTGGAGGGTTTTCTATAGTTTTATTAGGTACTATTTGCTATATTTCTGACATAACAAGTGAACAAGAAAGAAGTTGGCAATtagcttggatggatgctttgATATCTGTTGGTTACTTAATTGGTATATTAGTTGGTCCTGAAATTTTTCAAGCATATGGATATACAGTTGTGTTTGCTACTGCTACTATATGTTGTATGTTAGCAGGATTGTATATTTGCTTTCTAGTTCCAAAAACTACGTACAATACAGATTCA GTAACCATAAAATGTTTGTTTGATGTACGTTTGGTCAGACAACTTATTGATACATGTATCAAGAAACGAGATGGGTTTGATAGATATATTGTTTGGTGTTGTACAGCCATCATTATTTTAAAGGTTCTACTTATGGAAGGAGAAATGACTGTTGGCTTTATGTTTGTGAATGCTAGACTTGGTTGGGAtgtaaataaatattccatTTATATGGCTGCAAATGTAATAATTTCAATTTTTGGGTTAATATTCGGAATGAAACTTTTGGTAACATATGCTG GATTTACCGAAGAAACTTCAGCTATAATATCATCATTCTCTTCTTTATGCGGTTCTTTAGTTCAAAGTTTTACATACAAATCTTGGCATATGTATCTGTCTGCAGTTGTACAGATGTTTGGAGGCATTACTTCTCCTCTAATTCGTGCTATATTATCAAAGTCAGTGCCTTCGGATGATACAG GTAAAGTATTTTCCATGACAATATCTATTGAAACATTAGTTCCATTTATAGGAGCTTCATTATATAGCATGATTTACTCATATTCTATGCCACCTACATATCCATTACCAGTTTGGTTACTTTCTGTAGGAATTTCTATTgctataataattattttaataaacCTATTAATTCGACATGTAAAATCTAATTCTGTAAGACATACACCATTAATAGAAAATGATGAATTATCATCATAA
- the LOC143425044 gene encoding putative peptidoglycan muropeptide transporter SLC46 isoform X1, giving the protein MEGAITGWKRYALVQPPMMVLICAQAISSNILTDLIVYRTCSITLGINQTECLLLHETNSSAEALKVDKQVQPKASLILMTKSIIESIVPALLSLFLGPWSDIYGRKPIMLSGYIGLSLLYLIISFMTVWDVSPWFLLIAYIPYACLGGFSIVLLGTICYISDITSEQERSWQLAWMDALISVGYLIGILVGPEIFQAYGYTVVFATATICCMLAGLYICFLVPKTTYNTDSVTIKCLFDVRLVRQLIDTCIKKRDGFDRYIVWCCTAIIILKVLLMEGEMTVGFMFVNARLGWDVNKYSIYMAANVIISIFGLIFGMKLLVTYAGFTEETSAIISSFSSLCGSLVQSFTYKSWHMYLSAVVQMFGGITSPLIRAILSKSVPSDDTGKVFSMTISIETLVPFIGASLYSMIYSYSMPPTYPLPVWLLSVGISIAIIIILINLLIRHVKSNSVRHTPLIENDELSS; this is encoded by the exons ATGGAAGGCGCGATTACAGGATGGAAACGTTATGCACTGGTACAACCACCTATGATGGTGTTGATATGTGCTCAAGCTATTTCAA GTAACATTTTAACAGATTTAATAGTATATCGTACCTGTAGCATAACATTAGGTATAAATCAAACAGAATGTTTGTTATTGCATGAGACTAACAGTTCTGCAGAGGCATTGAAAGTAGATAAGCAAGTCCAACCCAAAGCAAGTTTAATTTTAATGACCAAGTCAATTATCGAAAGTATCGTACCTGCTTTATTATCTTTATTTTTGGGGCCATGGAGTGATATATATGGAAGGAAGCCTATTATGTTATCTGGATATATCG GTTTATCGCTATTGTATTTGATTATTTCCTTTATGACTGTTTGGGATGTCAGTCCTTGGTTTTTATTAATTGCATATATTCCATATGCGTGCCTTGGAGGGTTTTCTATAGTTTTATTAGGTACTATTTGCTATATTTCTGACATAACAAGTGAACAAGAAAGAAGTTGGCAATtagcttggatggatgctttgATATCTGTTGGTTACTTAATTGGTATATTAGTTGGTCCTGAAATTTTTCAAGCATATGGATATACAGTTGTGTTTGCTACTGCTACTATATGTTGTATGTTAGCAGGATTGTATATTTGCTTTCTAGTTCCAAAAACTACGTACAATACAGATTCA GTAACCATAAAATGTTTGTTTGATGTACGTTTGGTCAGACAACTTATTGATACATGTATCAAGAAACGAGATGGGTTTGATAGATATATTGTTTGGTGTTGTACAGCCATCATTATTTTAAAGGTTCTACTTATGGAAGGAGAAATGACTGTTGGCTTTATGTTTGTGAATGCTAGACTTGGTTGGGAtgtaaataaatattccatTTATATGGCTGCAAATGTAATAATTTCAATTTTTGGGTTAATATTCGGAATGAAACTTTTGGTAACATATGCTG GATTTACCGAAGAAACTTCAGCTATAATATCATCATTCTCTTCTTTATGCGGTTCTTTAGTTCAAAGTTTTACATACAAATCTTGGCATATGTATCTGTCTGCAGTTGTACAGATGTTTGGAGGCATTACTTCTCCTCTAATTCGTGCTATATTATCAAAGTCAGTGCCTTCGGATGATACAG GTAAAGTATTTTCCATGACAATATCTATTGAAACATTAGTTCCATTTATAGGAGCTTCATTATATAGCATGATTTACTCATATTCTATGCCACCTACATATCCATTACCAGTTTGGTTACTTTCTGTAGGAATTTCTATTgctataataattattttaataaacCTATTAATTCGACATGTAAAATCTAATTCTGTAAGACATACACCATTAATAGAAAATGATGAATTATCATCATAA
- the LOC143425044 gene encoding putative peptidoglycan muropeptide transporter SLC46 isoform X2: MKVGTIGNILTDLIVYRTCSITLGINQTECLLLHETNSSAEALKVDKQVQPKASLILMTKSIIESIVPALLSLFLGPWSDIYGRKPIMLSGYIGLSLLYLIISFMTVWDVSPWFLLIAYIPYACLGGFSIVLLGTICYISDITSEQERSWQLAWMDALISVGYLIGILVGPEIFQAYGYTVVFATATICCMLAGLYICFLVPKTTYNTDSVTIKCLFDVRLVRQLIDTCIKKRDGFDRYIVWCCTAIIILKVLLMEGEMTVGFMFVNARLGWDVNKYSIYMAANVIISIFGLIFGMKLLVTYAGFTEETSAIISSFSSLCGSLVQSFTYKSWHMYLSAVVQMFGGITSPLIRAILSKSVPSDDTGKVFSMTISIETLVPFIGASLYSMIYSYSMPPTYPLPVWLLSVGISIAIIIILINLLIRHVKSNSVRHTPLIENDELSS, translated from the exons ATGAAAGTTGGAACAATTG GTAACATTTTAACAGATTTAATAGTATATCGTACCTGTAGCATAACATTAGGTATAAATCAAACAGAATGTTTGTTATTGCATGAGACTAACAGTTCTGCAGAGGCATTGAAAGTAGATAAGCAAGTCCAACCCAAAGCAAGTTTAATTTTAATGACCAAGTCAATTATCGAAAGTATCGTACCTGCTTTATTATCTTTATTTTTGGGGCCATGGAGTGATATATATGGAAGGAAGCCTATTATGTTATCTGGATATATCG GTTTATCGCTATTGTATTTGATTATTTCCTTTATGACTGTTTGGGATGTCAGTCCTTGGTTTTTATTAATTGCATATATTCCATATGCGTGCCTTGGAGGGTTTTCTATAGTTTTATTAGGTACTATTTGCTATATTTCTGACATAACAAGTGAACAAGAAAGAAGTTGGCAATtagcttggatggatgctttgATATCTGTTGGTTACTTAATTGGTATATTAGTTGGTCCTGAAATTTTTCAAGCATATGGATATACAGTTGTGTTTGCTACTGCTACTATATGTTGTATGTTAGCAGGATTGTATATTTGCTTTCTAGTTCCAAAAACTACGTACAATACAGATTCA GTAACCATAAAATGTTTGTTTGATGTACGTTTGGTCAGACAACTTATTGATACATGTATCAAGAAACGAGATGGGTTTGATAGATATATTGTTTGGTGTTGTACAGCCATCATTATTTTAAAGGTTCTACTTATGGAAGGAGAAATGACTGTTGGCTTTATGTTTGTGAATGCTAGACTTGGTTGGGAtgtaaataaatattccatTTATATGGCTGCAAATGTAATAATTTCAATTTTTGGGTTAATATTCGGAATGAAACTTTTGGTAACATATGCTG GATTTACCGAAGAAACTTCAGCTATAATATCATCATTCTCTTCTTTATGCGGTTCTTTAGTTCAAAGTTTTACATACAAATCTTGGCATATGTATCTGTCTGCAGTTGTACAGATGTTTGGAGGCATTACTTCTCCTCTAATTCGTGCTATATTATCAAAGTCAGTGCCTTCGGATGATACAG GTAAAGTATTTTCCATGACAATATCTATTGAAACATTAGTTCCATTTATAGGAGCTTCATTATATAGCATGATTTACTCATATTCTATGCCACCTACATATCCATTACCAGTTTGGTTACTTTCTGTAGGAATTTCTATTgctataataattattttaataaacCTATTAATTCGACATGTAAAATCTAATTCTGTAAGACATACACCATTAATAGAAAATGATGAATTATCATCATAA